One genomic segment of Cottoperca gobio chromosome 21, fCotGob3.1, whole genome shotgun sequence includes these proteins:
- the arhgef49 gene encoding uncharacterized protein arhgef49: MPDVKPPPPCDYPSTSSVADSVGSPAGCASPFDLLIDMEPCIANLPLSPDPLSSFHRHRPSFPFYPGSHGPPFPLMARCNSSTLLTNLGLRYCSNRQGPLGMGPGQGPGPGSCNYTGSNRPYRSMENLNWNNVADSGLCAFSAAPYRSMDGEFILRYTSTSHWYDGPPDGSMVGAHGLVPNQESLAFYPRHGLPRKDLPLFPQVLFPGAVDEWDVRKGLREKLRLQSARSSVEPLKPLPLRPQATPGAAPIQLEGAHHVNSTVAGSRPPCTMRITSPEEIKQEVMRRLQLRRQNSSPNLALHSSPSSPEVVKTSYTTDNITGSGGGSERRRPPMGRLHIPTFEEFKRMRQKEGEQNKGSTAGSVVSGKSEGESPQEAGISDSEMHPSYRTVPQEGEISRRTSERSPCITVSCNGTSAPISTSVTSTYSPIRTGPSPRSPLQPLASSTQEKAPAAGGDDGSTRRRRSSLEPAGSVPFPPSRGNWDRPSSCCPALLLEGTDLSSYGAKIYKMKDGLIGSALDLIKKSCSAEISAEAPVRLSGDRDGGCDITAPSTDCHPSAVAMATSATACGAEAGDETPAGGGGGGREEAAECHTGLGCRRSSSDAAYELSETVRAQRECRLRPHYSDPMPADASKRKQLEMKIAAAARLHGHRRDRDRDRDRDSAPAAIRGRSEPPGEERQVGLGVTRSGQHRWSTISSLSVDSGVVGLSDEREEEDSEPRRYRRYRGAEVERVDSGIGPGLSRTWKRPSASLRAWEAQRPCPDCGLRDGVSKERGERMCERCSKLRTERKEAILEFLNTESSYGEDLRIIREEFYCPMQSAALLTAEQLTVVFSNVQELIDVNDRFTEHLQDSIDQGFDQFHHFYLSVKDTDTDV, translated from the exons ATGCCAGACGTAAAGCCTCCACCACCATGTGACtacccctccacctcctctgttGCGGACTCCGTCGGCTCTCCTGCTGGCTGCGCCTCCCCCTTCGACCTCCTCATAGACATGGAGCCCTGCATCGCCAACCTCCCTCTGTCCCCCGACCCCTTGTCCTCCTTCCACCGACACAGACCCAGCTTCCCTTTCTACCCAGGCTCCCACGGGCCTCCCTTCCCTCTCATGGCCAGGTGTAACAGCAGCACCCTGCTCACAAACCTGGGGCTGAGGTACTGCTCCAACAGGCAGGGCCCTTTGGGGATGGGGCCAGGTCAGGGGCCGGGCCCGGGCTCCTGCAACTACACAGGAAGCAACAGGCCTTACAGGAGTATGGAGAACCTGAACTGGAACAATGTGGCAGATTCTGGTCTGTGTGCTTTCAGTGCTGCCCCCTACAGGAGCATGGATGGTGAGTTTATTTTACGATACACCTCCACTAGCCACTGGTATGATGGGCCACCAGATGGATCTATGGTGGGGGCCCACGGACTGGTACCCAACCAAGAGAGCCTGGCGTTTTACCCTCGACATGGGCTTCCCAGGAAGGACCTACCGCTCTTCCCTCAGGTGCTGTTTCCAGGTGCCGTCGACGAATGGGATGTGAGGAAAGGCCTGAGGGAGAAGCTCCGCCTCCAGAGTGCGAGGTCATCAGTCGAGCCTCTGAAGCCCCTCCCATTGCGGCCTCAGGCGACCCCAGGTGCTGCACCCATCCAACTGGAGGGTGCACATCATGTGAATTCAACAGTTGCTGGGTCCAGGCCGCCGTGCACAATGCGCATCACCAGTCCCGAGGAGATTAAGCAGGAGGTCATGAGGCGCTTACAACTCCGGCGGCAGAACAGCAGCCCCAACCTGGCTCTCCACAGCTCCCCATCCAGCCCGGAAGTGGTTAAGACATCCTACACAACAGACAACATTACAGGTAGCGGGGGTGGATCAGAGCGCCGCAGACCTCCTATGGGACGCCTACATATCCCCACGTTTGAGGAGTTTAAGAGGATGAGgcagaaagagggagaacaGAACAAAGGGTCCACAGCGGGTTCTGTGGTATCTGGAAAATCTGAGGGTGAGTCGCCACAAGAAGCAGGAATATCAGACAGTGAGATGCATCCTTCTTATCGGACTGTCCCTCAGGAGGGAGAAATAAGCAGAAGGACCTCAGAGAGATCTCCCTGTATCACTGTGAGCTGTAACGGCACTTCAGCTCCCATCTCCACTTCCGTCACCAGCACATACTCTCCCATCCGCACAGGCCCGTCTCCACGTTCACCCCTGCAGCCCCTGGCCAGCTCCACCCAGGAGAAGGCCCCCGCTGCAGGGGGAGATGACGGGAGCACCAGGCGTAGGAGGAGCAGTCTGGAACCAGCTGGGTCGGTTCCTTTCCCGCCCAGCAGGGGGAACTGGGACCGGCCCTCCAGCTGCTGCCCTGCGCTCCTTCTGGAGGGGACGGACCTTTCCAGCTACGGAGCCAAGATCTACAAGATGAAGGACGGCCTCATCGGCTCCGCACTGGACCTCATCAAAAAGAG CTGCAGTGCAGAGATCTCCGCCGAGGCCCCCGTCAGGCTGTCAGGTGACCGGGACGGAGGCTGTGACATCACCGCCCCCTCGACCGACTGTCATCCCTCCGCCGTTGCCATGGCAACGTCGGCAACGGCCTGCGGAGCCGAGGCTGGCGACGAGacgcctgcaggaggaggaggaggaggaagagaggaagcagcagaatGC CACACCGGTCTGGGCTGCAGGCGCTCCAGCTCGGACGCAGCCTATGAGCTGTCTGAGACGGTGAGGGCGCAGCGCGAGTGCCGTCTCCGGCCCCACTACAGCGATCCCATGCCGGCCGACGCCTCCAAGCGCAAACAGCTGGAGATGAAGATCGCTGCAGCCGCACGACTCCACGGCCATCGCCGAGACCGCGACAGGGACCGAGACCGAGACAGCG CTCCAGCAGCAATCCGTGGTCGCTCAGAGCCCCCCGGTGAGGAGCGCCAGGTGGGTCTGGGTGTGACTCGGTCCGGGCAGCATCGCTGGAGCACCATCAGCAGCTTGAGCGTGGACAGCGGAGTGGTGGGCCTCAGCGATgagcgggaggaggaggacagcgaGCCTCGCCGTTACCGCAGGTACCGGGGAGCCGAGGTGGAGCGGGTGGACAGCGGCATTGGCCCGGGTCTGTCCCGCACCTGGAAGAGACCATCGGCCTCCCTCAGAGCCTGGGAGGCCCAGAGACCCTGTCCAGACTGTGGACTGAGGGACGGGGTCTCCAAAGAGCGAGGAGAGCGCATGTGTGAACGTTGCTCCAAGCTGCGCACCGAGCGCAAGGAAGCCATCCTGGAGTTTCTGAACACGGAGTCGAGCTACGGCGAAGACCTGCGGATCATCAGGGAGGAGTTTTACTGCCCCATGCAGAGCGCTGCGCTGCTGACAGCCGAGCAGCTCACCGTGGTGTTTAGTAACGTTCAGGAGCTCATAGACGTCAACGACCGCTTCACTGAACACCTGCAGGACAGCATCGACCAGGGCTTTGaccag TTCCATCATTTCTACCTTTCCGTCAAAGATACTGACACAGATGTCTAG